One region of Caldimonas thermodepolymerans genomic DNA includes:
- a CDS encoding UDP-N-acetylglucosamine 1-carboxyvinyltransferase, with protein MSHLIVHGGTPLVGKVVPSANKNAVLPVLCATLLTREPVRLRRVPEITDVKKILDAFRAWGSSVQVDFARGTLEVRHRHTLFDAARHRLPEAMRSSVLLVAPLLARFGVARIENDVQGCTLGVREIDPHVEVFERFGARVERGDDALVLRCDAPLTATDHWLDYASVTTTENFVMCAALAAGTSTLTNAASEPHVQEFCRFMQVLGARIEGLGTSRLRITGVDALGGGEFTFTEDFHEVVTFLALGAITGGDVRVKNSAPEQFPLIDRTFAKFGVQVMHEDGWSRARVDGRLQVREPFTSHMLQKVEAAPWPYLPVDLLPIFIALGVRAQGSMMFWNKVYDGALGWTSELSKFGAHAFLSDPHRLVTFGGKPLVPAEVDSPYIIRVAIALLMVAASIEGRSVIRHAAPIRRAHPRFVENLCQLGARIEWSATCAATPHAHG; from the coding sequence ATGTCCCACCTGATCGTCCACGGCGGCACGCCGCTCGTCGGCAAGGTCGTGCCGTCGGCCAACAAGAACGCCGTGCTGCCCGTGCTGTGCGCCACGCTGCTGACGCGCGAGCCGGTGCGCCTGCGCCGCGTGCCCGAGATCACCGACGTGAAGAAGATCCTGGACGCCTTCCGCGCCTGGGGCAGCTCGGTGCAGGTCGACTTCGCGCGCGGCACGCTCGAGGTCCGGCACCGCCACACGCTGTTCGACGCCGCGCGCCACCGCCTCCCCGAGGCAATGCGCTCCTCGGTGCTGCTGGTCGCGCCGCTGCTGGCGCGCTTCGGCGTCGCGCGCATCGAGAACGACGTGCAGGGCTGCACGCTGGGCGTACGCGAGATCGACCCGCACGTCGAGGTGTTCGAGCGCTTCGGCGCCCGGGTCGAGCGCGGCGACGACGCGCTGGTGCTGCGCTGCGACGCGCCGCTGACCGCCACCGACCACTGGCTGGACTACGCCTCGGTGACCACGACCGAGAACTTCGTGATGTGCGCGGCGCTGGCTGCCGGGACCTCGACGCTGACCAACGCCGCCTCCGAGCCGCACGTGCAGGAGTTCTGCCGCTTCATGCAGGTGCTGGGCGCGCGCATCGAGGGCCTGGGCACCTCGCGGCTGCGCATCACCGGCGTCGACGCGCTGGGCGGCGGCGAGTTCACCTTCACCGAGGACTTCCACGAGGTGGTGACGTTCCTCGCGCTGGGCGCGATCACCGGCGGCGACGTGCGGGTGAAGAACTCGGCACCCGAGCAGTTCCCGCTGATCGACCGCACCTTCGCGAAGTTCGGCGTACAGGTCATGCACGAGGACGGCTGGTCGCGCGCCCGCGTCGACGGCCGCCTGCAGGTGCGCGAGCCCTTCACCTCGCACATGCTGCAGAAGGTCGAGGCCGCGCCCTGGCCCTACCTGCCGGTGGACCTGCTGCCGATCTTCATCGCGCTGGGCGTGCGCGCCCAGGGCAGCATGATGTTCTGGAACAAGGTCTACGACGGCGCGCTCGGCTGGACCTCGGAGCTGTCCAAGTTCGGCGCCCACGCCTTCCTGTCCGACCCGCACCGGCTGGTCACCTTCGGCGGCAAGCCGCTGGTGCCGGCCGAGGTCGACAGCCCCTACATCATCCGCGTCGCGATCGCGCTGCTGATGGTCGCCGCGAGCATCGAGGGCCGCTCGGTGATCCGCCATGCGGCACCGATCCGGCGCGCGCATCCGCGCTTCGTCGAGAACCTCTGCCAGCTGGGCGCGCGCATCGAGTGGTCGGCCACGTGCGCTGCCACCCCGCACGCGCACGGCTGA
- a CDS encoding metallophosphoesterase family protein, whose translation MDGLDQVRFAAVGDLHCRQDMAGALRPLFAQAAEAADALLLCGDLTDYGQPEEARVLAEELAVVDMPVVAVLGNHDFESGRQEEVRRILIDAGIVVLDGEACEVHGVGIAGTKGFAGGYGRHALGPWGEQVIKGFVNEAIQEALKLETALSKLRTPQRLVLLHYAPIVGTVEGEPVEIYAFLGTSRLEDPLIHYPVTAVFHGHAHRGQPEGRTVNGIPVYNVARPLLQRAYPQQPAFRLLEVPLRPAEP comes from the coding sequence ATGGATGGACTGGACCAGGTGCGCTTCGCCGCGGTCGGGGACCTGCATTGCCGGCAGGACATGGCCGGGGCGTTGCGCCCCCTGTTCGCGCAGGCTGCGGAGGCCGCCGACGCGCTGCTGCTGTGCGGCGACCTGACCGACTACGGGCAGCCGGAAGAGGCACGGGTGCTCGCCGAGGAACTGGCGGTCGTCGACATGCCGGTGGTGGCCGTGCTCGGCAACCATGACTTCGAGTCCGGCCGGCAGGAAGAGGTGCGGCGCATCCTGATCGATGCCGGCATCGTCGTGCTCGATGGCGAGGCCTGCGAGGTGCACGGCGTCGGCATCGCCGGCACCAAGGGGTTTGCCGGCGGCTATGGCCGGCACGCCCTGGGGCCCTGGGGCGAGCAGGTCATCAAGGGCTTCGTCAACGAGGCGATCCAGGAAGCGCTGAAGCTGGAGACGGCGCTGTCCAAGCTGCGCACGCCGCAGCGCCTCGTGCTGCTGCACTATGCGCCCATCGTCGGGACGGTGGAAGGCGAGCCGGTCGAGATCTATGCCTTCCTCGGCACCAGCCGGCTCGAGGATCCGCTGATCCACTACCCGGTCACTGCGGTCTTCCACGGTCACGCGCACCGCGGCCAGCCGGAGGGGCGCACGGTCAACGGCATCCCGGTCTACAACGTCGCCCGGCCATTGTTGCAACGTGCGTATCCGCAGCAGCCGGCCTTCCGCCTCCTCGAGGTGCCGTTGCGGCCGGCCGAGCCCTGA
- a CDS encoding nucleotidyltransferase domain-containing protein produces the protein MTPPSCDDLDAATAAFYRQVLQILDDAGVPFLVGGAYAFACCTGIERQTKDLDLFLRRSHYERAAQALQAAGHRPELTYPHWLAKVRAGGEFIDLIFNSGNGIALVDDDWFRHALDAPLLDRPVKVAPVEETIWSKAFIMERERYDGADVAHLLHARATDLDWQRLLLRFGAHWRVLLSHLVLFGFIYPDERRRVPAWVMRHLLDRLRAETEAPPPQDRVCEGTLLSRQQYLSDLEAQGYRDGRARPRGNMSEDEIAQWTRAIPEPPGSS, from the coding sequence TTGACGCCCCCGTCCTGCGACGACCTGGACGCCGCCACCGCCGCGTTCTATCGGCAGGTGCTGCAGATCCTGGACGACGCCGGCGTGCCCTTCCTGGTCGGAGGGGCGTATGCCTTTGCCTGCTGTACCGGCATCGAACGCCAGACCAAGGACCTGGACCTGTTCCTGCGCCGCAGCCACTACGAGCGCGCCGCGCAGGCGCTGCAGGCTGCCGGCCACCGGCCGGAGCTGACCTACCCGCACTGGCTGGCCAAGGTCCGGGCCGGCGGCGAGTTCATCGACCTGATCTTCAACTCGGGCAACGGCATCGCCCTGGTGGACGACGACTGGTTCCGCCACGCCCTGGATGCACCGCTGCTCGATCGCCCGGTGAAGGTCGCGCCGGTCGAGGAAACGATCTGGTCCAAGGCCTTCATCATGGAACGCGAGCGCTACGACGGCGCCGACGTGGCGCACCTGCTGCATGCGCGCGCGACGGACCTGGACTGGCAGCGCCTGCTGCTGCGCTTCGGCGCGCACTGGCGCGTGCTGCTCAGCCACCTGGTGCTGTTCGGCTTCATCTATCCCGACGAACGCCGGCGCGTCCCCGCCTGGGTGATGCGCCACCTGCTGGACCGGCTGCGCGCCGAGACCGAGGCCCCGCCACCGCAGGACCGGGTCTGCGAAGGCACGCTGCTGTCGCGCCAGCAATACCTGAGCGACCTGGAGGCCCAGGGCTACCGGGACGGCCGCGCGCGGCCCCGGGGCAACATGAGCGAGGACGAGATCGCGCAGTGGACCCGGGCCATCCCGGAGCCGCCCGGCTCGTCCTGA
- a CDS encoding GGDEF domain-containing protein: METDRNARVRLAQLQLYVNNHINDQYLTPVLTVIVAALLTTWRPLAWVVTWAVVELAIIATYLTCYRRFRAVDRQPHEEPVWARRIAWAHGAHMLSWSSIIVWGWVPGDAANLMFTMLVHLGLVSATVAMSNPHRRLLLSDMSIPMVALLAPPLLSAGAFNTGLAMLGLFYCALMLCVAAKIHQTTAEAIELRLRNEELIARLERQTRIDGLTGVANRNHLLATGNAEIRRASRFGHPMALLMLDIDHFKSINDTHGHLVGDRVIKAVADACALSLRDCDCLGRMGGEEFVAILPETDLGAAVAVAERLRATVEALRLTHEGRPLVTTVSVGVTVLESASEPLANLLSRADVAMYRAKKRGRNCVETEVTSRALAWRPQDVAATV, translated from the coding sequence ATGGAGACAGACCGCAATGCCCGCGTCCGGCTGGCCCAGCTGCAGCTGTACGTCAACAACCACATCAACGACCAGTACCTGACGCCGGTGTTGACGGTGATCGTGGCGGCGCTGCTGACGACCTGGCGGCCGCTGGCCTGGGTCGTGACCTGGGCCGTGGTCGAGCTGGCGATCATCGCGACCTACCTGACCTGCTACCGGCGCTTCCGTGCGGTGGACCGGCAGCCGCACGAGGAGCCCGTGTGGGCGCGGCGCATCGCCTGGGCGCACGGGGCGCACATGCTCAGCTGGTCATCGATCATCGTGTGGGGCTGGGTGCCGGGGGACGCGGCCAACCTGATGTTCACGATGCTCGTGCACCTGGGCCTGGTGTCGGCCACCGTGGCGATGAGCAACCCGCACCGGCGGCTGCTGCTGTCGGACATGAGCATCCCGATGGTGGCGCTGCTGGCGCCCCCGCTGCTGAGCGCCGGGGCCTTCAACACCGGGCTGGCGATGCTCGGGCTGTTCTACTGCGCGCTGATGCTGTGCGTGGCCGCGAAGATCCACCAAACCACGGCCGAAGCGATCGAGCTGCGGCTGCGCAACGAGGAGCTGATCGCGCGGCTGGAGCGCCAGACACGCATCGACGGGCTGACCGGCGTGGCCAACCGCAACCACCTGCTGGCCACCGGCAATGCCGAGATCCGGCGTGCCTCGCGCTTCGGGCACCCGATGGCCCTGCTGATGCTGGACATCGACCACTTCAAGAGCATCAACGACACCCACGGCCACCTGGTGGGCGACCGGGTGATCAAGGCCGTGGCCGACGCCTGTGCGCTGTCGCTGCGCGACTGCGACTGCCTGGGCCGCATGGGCGGCGAGGAGTTCGTCGCCATCCTGCCCGAGACCGACCTGGGCGCCGCGGTGGCGGTGGCCGAGCGGCTGCGCGCCACCGTGGAGGCCTTGCGGCTGACGCACGAGGGCCGTCCGCTCGTCACCACGGTCAGCGTCGGGGTCACCGTGCTGGAGTCCGCCTCGGAGCCGCTTGCCAACCTGCTGTCGCGCGCCGACGTCGCGATGTACCGCGCCAAGAAGCGCGGGCGCAACTGCGTCGAGACCGAGGTGACGTCGCGGGCGCTGGCGTGGCGCCCGCAGGACGTGGCCGCCACCGTCTAG
- a CDS encoding TIGR03862 family flavoprotein, which produces MSSSERSLAGVHVIGAGPAGLMAAETLAEAGCTVHVHDAMPSAGRKFLLAGKGGLNLTHAEPLGAFLSRYGARRAQLEPLLAQFGPQALRDWAHGLGIRTFVGTSGRVFPDEMKAAPLLRAWMHRLREAGVRFHMRHRWTGWTSAGALCFETPQGPLAVAADATVLALGGASWPRLGSDGAWQPLLEARGIPVAPLRPANCGFDVARPQPDGTLLPGWSEHFRSRFAGQPLKSVALSLPDGGAAAPRQGEFVITATGVEGSLIYAHAAALRDAIEAQGRASFLLDLLPARAPEQVGREVAHPRGSRSLSSHLQSRLGLAGVKAALLWELLPREAMADPARLAGAIKRLPLTLVAARPVTEAISTAGGVRFEALDGQLMLRDLPGVFCAGEMLDWEAPTGGYLLTACFASGRAAGLGVRRWLAGQRA; this is translated from the coding sequence ATGTCGTCTTCCGAACGTTCCCTTGCCGGCGTCCACGTGATCGGCGCCGGCCCGGCGGGCCTGATGGCCGCCGAAACCCTGGCCGAGGCCGGATGCACGGTGCACGTGCACGACGCGATGCCCTCGGCCGGCCGCAAGTTCCTGCTCGCCGGCAAGGGCGGGCTCAACCTCACGCATGCCGAGCCGCTCGGGGCGTTCCTGTCGCGCTACGGCGCACGCCGGGCGCAGCTGGAGCCGCTGCTGGCGCAGTTCGGCCCGCAGGCGCTGCGCGACTGGGCGCATGGCCTCGGCATCCGGACCTTCGTCGGCACCTCCGGGCGGGTGTTTCCCGACGAGATGAAGGCAGCGCCGCTGCTGCGTGCCTGGATGCACCGGCTGCGCGAGGCCGGCGTGCGCTTCCACATGCGGCACCGCTGGACCGGCTGGACCTCAGCCGGCGCGCTGTGCTTCGAGACGCCGCAGGGGCCGCTGGCCGTCGCCGCGGACGCCACCGTGCTGGCGCTGGGCGGCGCCAGCTGGCCACGGCTGGGCTCGGACGGGGCCTGGCAGCCGCTGCTGGAGGCGCGCGGCATTCCCGTCGCGCCGCTGCGGCCGGCCAACTGCGGCTTCGACGTGGCGCGCCCGCAGCCGGACGGCACGCTGCTGCCGGGCTGGAGCGAGCATTTCCGCTCCCGGTTCGCCGGGCAGCCGCTCAAGTCGGTGGCGCTGTCGTTGCCGGACGGCGGGGCGGCTGCCCCCCGGCAGGGCGAGTTCGTCATCACCGCGACCGGGGTGGAAGGCAGCCTGATCTATGCCCATGCGGCCGCGCTGCGCGACGCGATCGAGGCGCAGGGGCGGGCGAGCTTCCTGCTGGACCTGCTGCCGGCGCGCGCGCCCGAGCAGGTGGGGCGCGAGGTGGCGCACCCGCGAGGCTCGCGCTCGCTGTCCAGCCACCTGCAAAGCCGGCTGGGCCTGGCCGGCGTCAAGGCCGCGCTGCTGTGGGAGCTGTTGCCCCGCGAGGCGATGGCCGACCCGGCGCGGCTGGCGGGCGCGATCAAGCGGCTGCCGCTCACCCTGGTGGCGGCGCGCCCGGTGACCGAGGCGATCAGCACCGCCGGCGGCGTGCGTTTCGAGGCCCTGGACGGGCAGCTGATGCTGCGCGACCTGCCCGGCGTGTTCTGTGCCGGCGAGATGCTGGACTGGGAAGCGCCGACCGGGGGCTACCTGCTGACCGCCTGCTTTGCCAGCGGCCGCGCGGCAGGGCTGGGCGTGCGGCGCTGGCTGGCCGGGCAGCGGGCGTAG
- a CDS encoding DUF3592 domain-containing protein, whose amino-acid sequence MSASVVLLWVSGGLLLAAGVLLLASRLPAMVEAWRATRWHRTPATLQAMVLQRVGRGERYRVLVSYRYRHGDGSYVGHRIHPCYAASGKRVLHKGVLNRLQAGPVIAVHVHPDQPQRSTILVGVNRHCLLHALAGLPLVLIGLLVMGMALGQTLPWSWPAWSQPAAAAVLGASLLVAVFSLRARERLVADVARVL is encoded by the coding sequence ATGAGTGCGAGCGTCGTGCTGCTGTGGGTGTCCGGCGGCCTGTTGCTGGCTGCCGGCGTGCTGCTGCTCGCCTCCCGCCTGCCGGCCATGGTCGAGGCGTGGCGCGCCACGCGCTGGCACCGCACGCCGGCCACGCTGCAGGCCATGGTGTTGCAGCGGGTGGGCCGGGGCGAGCGCTACCGGGTGCTGGTCAGCTACCGCTACCGCCACGGCGACGGATCCTATGTCGGCCACCGCATCCATCCCTGCTACGCCGCCTCCGGCAAGCGGGTGCTGCACAAGGGCGTGCTGAACCGCTTGCAGGCCGGTCCGGTGATTGCAGTCCACGTCCATCCGGACCAGCCACAACGCTCGACCATCCTGGTCGGCGTCAACCGCCACTGCCTGCTGCATGCACTGGCGGGCCTGCCGCTGGTGCTGATTGGGCTGCTCGTGATGGGCATGGCGCTGGGGCAGACCCTGCCTTGGTCCTGGCCCGCGTGGAGCCAGCCCGCCGCCGCGGCGGTGCTGGGAGCCAGTCTGCTGGTCGCCGTCTTCAGCCTGCGCGCCCGCGAGCGACTGGTGGCCGACGTGGCGCGCGTGCTGTAG